DNA sequence from the Streptomyces sp. MST-110588 genome:
GGTCCTGGCCTGCGCCGGCATCAGCGTCCTCACCGCCGCGGTGGAAACCCGCTCGGCACGCGCCCACACCACCGCCGCCCTACGGCGCCTGGGCACCCCCCTCTCGTTCCTCCACCGCGTCACAGCCCTGCGCGCTACCGCTCTTCTGCTCGTCCTCACCCCCTTGACCTGGGCCCTCGCGGAACTTGCAGCCCTACCCGTGCTCCGCTGACCCGCCCGACGCACGCACCAGAAGCACCAGCCCCGCAATCCACCGAAACACAGGACCCGGCCAACCCCCCGAATCCACCAACAGCACCCTCCACCCCAGCACCACCGCCCACCTCTCCTCCCTCTCTCCTCCCCTCTCCTCGCCTGCCCCTCTCTCCCCTGGACGAGTAAGTCCCATGTGTCCAGCGATCGAACGCGAACAGGGACCGTGACCTGCCGGCCGTTTCTGTGATGACGCCAGATGGCTGCGGCCAGGGCGAGTACGCACCGGGCAACGCGGACCGCGACGCCCTCAGCGGTGCGGCGCCGTGCTGTTCCGGCGCGAACTGACCCTTGAGAGGCCCGTTCACAGACTCGGTCAACTGGCGCACCGACGTCAGCAGCCGCTTCCCCCGACGCTTCTCCTCACGCTTGAACGAGGGTCGCAGCAACTCGGTCCCGCGCACGGCAAGGTCGTTCTCGAATCCCTGGAGGCAAAGGCCCCTGCCGGCGATCAGCAGCAGCCCGAGCCGGACGGTTACCAGGCCGGCATCGAGGTCGAGCATGGCCTGCGGCACTTCTCGCTGGTCCGGGTCCGGGTCCGGGTTGGTCAACGGACTTGATCATCTGGTCCTTCCGCCTTGACCCTCCGGTAACCGGAGGCCCTACGGTCCTGAGTCATGAAGATCGTTGTTCACGACACGGCGTCCGCCATGATCGACATCCTGCAGCGTCCGCTGGAGGAGCGGCCCGACGCCCTGCGAGAAATGCTCAGCCCGCTCCACGGCCCGATGGCCGCGAGAATGGGCGAGGTGGACCTCGTCCAGATGCACAGCATGGGCGCCGGCTTCCCCTTCGACCGTGATGACCCCCGCTGTCTGGCCGCTGTACGGCAGATGCAGGACGCGGATGTGTGGAGCCGGATCGAGGACTCCCTCGCCACCGCACGGGAGCGGCTCCTCGCGGTGCCCGGAATCAAGACCGCCGACACCGTGCACGTCGTCTTGATTCTCGGCAACCCCGATGAAGACATCCTGATGGGTGACAACTCCGGCTACACCGGCATGGGCGGTTTCCCGGGTGCGATCCAGCTCGTGATGTGGCCCACCGAGACCAGCCTGGCGAAGATCAACCACGCTGCCGTCCACGAGCTCCACCACAACGTGCGCTACGCCAATGTGGTCTGGGACCCGATGACGGTCACGGTGGGCGAACAGGTCGTGGCCGAAGGAATGGCCGAGGCGTTCGTACGGGAACTGGCGGGCGAAGAGGCCATGGGCCCTTGGGCGACAAAGCTGTCCGGTCCGGAGCTGGACGACGCCTACGAGAAGGTCACGGCCGCCGTCGACGTCTCCGGCATGCAGAACATGCCTCCGTACATTTACGGCGACACCATCGCACAGCGCATGGGGGCACAGCCTGTAGGACTGCCCTTTGCCGCCGGGTACGCGGCCGGCCTGCGGGTCGCGGACGCCCACTTGGCCGCCTCCGGTCTGACCGCCGCCCAGAGTGTCGCCCTGCCGGCCCGCGACATCCTCAAGAACGCCGGCATAGCGACCAGCGCCTGACCTCCAAGGCCGCCGCCATCCCACTCGCCCGTTGCCGTCACACCGTCACCGTCGGCCGCGAGCCCCCCAGCCGTGCGCCGTCAGCCGTGCGCCGTCAGCGGGCGAGGGCCATGGCCTCTATCTCTATTCGCCAGTCCGGCCGGGCCAATGACGACACCTCAAGGAGCGTGTCCGCCGGATAGGGCTCCGAGAGGAACTCCTCGCGCAACGCGATGACCTTGTCGAGGTCGGCTTCCATGTCGGTGACGAAGATGCCGACCCTCACCACGTCGCCGAGCGATGCCCCGGCCGCGGCGAGGACCTTCTCCACATTGGCGAACGCCTGCCGCCCCTGCGCCAGGAAGTCGTCCGAGACCGTCCGTCCCTGCTCGTCGATCCCCGCCTGGCCGGAGACGTAGATGACACCGCCCGCCTTCACCGCCTGGGAGATCTTGTAGGGCGCGTACCAGTCCGGCGTAGTGGCGACTTTCTCGATCCCCTCGATCCTCGATGCACCCGCCTTCCCTGCACCCTCCCCCTCGCCGCCTTCCCCGGACGTACGACCGCTTCGCTCAACGCTGCTGACGGACATCATGACCGACCCCCTTCGATGCATGTACACACATCACTTGCATGCACATGCATAGGTTGCCCGTGCATGTACGCTGGTGTCAAGAGCATCGGGCGAATCCGCGCGAAGAAAAACACAGAGGGTGATGGACGCGATGGACGCGGAACACTGGGACCGGTTCGGCACTCTCCACACGCGCGTCGAGCAGGAGTTGGCCAAGGCACTGCAACGGCACCACCGCATCGGCCTGTCGGAATACCGGGCCCTGGCCCGGCTCGCCGAGGCCGACGACGGTGAGCTGCGGATGCAGGAACTCGCCGATCTCATCGGCCTCAACCAGAGTTCGGTGAGCCGGCTCGCCTCCCGTCTGGAGTCCTCCGGGTTCACCCGCCGCGATCTGTGCCCCAAGGACCGGCGCGGCGTCTACAGCGTCATCACCGAGGCGGGCCGCGCCGTCCACGCGCAAGCGCGCCCGACCTACGACGAGGCCCTGCGCTCGGCACTCAACGCCGCGGCCGAGGACGGGCACCTCGGCCCGCTCGTGGAGTCGCTTCGCACCTAACATGACGTGGGTGCAGCCCGATTCCGAGTTCCCCGCCACGCCCCACGGCCCCGCCACGCCCCACGGCCCCTCCGGGCCCGGCCGCCCCCGCGTACCCGAGGACGCCCCCGCCTCTGCCGGACCCCGCGCCCGGGACGCCGGGCCCGACCGCGAGATCGAATCGCTCAAGGAGTTCGACCATGTCGCCGCGTCGGGCAGCCTCGCCGGCTACCGCGTCCAGTCCGTCGACCTGACGGACCGTACGTTCGCGCTGCTCAGCACGGATACCTCCGACGCGGTCTTCCTCGGCTGCCCCATGGAGTCCGATGCCGCCGCCAAGGTGCGTGCCGGCGGGGCCCTGGTCTTCCCGCCGATACCCGGCCTGCCGTTCGACCCGTACCGGGGCAGCCTGTACGGGCCGGACGAACTCTTCGGAGGACTCGAACAAGGCGGCTACGAGGCGACACCGGACGCCCGTGCCTACCGCTGGTACCAGCGGACCAAGGCGGACGGCGACATCTTCGCCTCGATGCTGCGCAGTATCCACGACGACGCCGTCTCGGACGCGCTGGACGAACACCTCTACGGCGCCCGTGTCGTCGGAGTCATGGGCGGGCACGCGCTGGAGCGCGGTTCGGCCGCCTACGCCGGCGCAGCCCGCCTGGGCCGCCAACTGGCGCGCGAGGGTCTGACCGTCGCCACCGGCGGCGGCCCCGGCGCGATGGAGGCCGCCAACCTCGGCGCCTACTCCGCACCCTTCCAGGACGCGATGCTCGACGAGGCTCTCGGCCTGCTCGCCAAGGCCCCGCACTTCACGCCGTCGGTGACGAACTGGGCGCGGGCGGCTTTCGACGTACGTCTCCAGTGGCCGGGCGGCGGGGACTCGATCGGCATCCCGACCTGGTTCTACGGGCACGAGCCGCCGAACGCCTTCGCCGCGCACATCGCCAAGTACTTCGTGAATGCCGTACGTGAGGACGGCCTGCTGGCACGTTCCAACGCCGGTGTCGTCTTCCTTCCCGGTGCCGCCGGAACCGTACAGGAGATCTTCGACAACGCGACCCCGAACTACTACGGATCGCGGGGCGGGCCGACGCCGATGGTGCTGGTCGACCGTGAGCACTGGACCGGGAAGCTGCCCACCTGGCCGCTGCTCCAGGCGCTCGCTGCCGACCGCCCCATGGCGGCGCGCATCGCCCTGGTCGACTCCGTGGAGGAAGTCCCTCAGGCCCTGGCCCGGCTCACCACCGCCTGAGCACGGCCTGCCCCCGGCGAAGGCCACCGCCCCCGACAAGCGAAAGCCGACAGCCCACACTCCTCACCTCCCACAACCCTCACGCCCCCACTTCACATACGGGGCACGGGCCCGTCCCCACCGCTTTCCCTGCCCCAGCGTGTGTTTGCCCACGCGAGGCAACTTCCGCACCGTATCGCGCGTCTAGCAGGCCAGGTAATGCACAGGTAAAAACAGGCAGTGCGCGAACGGAGTTCTCGGTGATCATCGGCCTTCTGACGGCGGTAGCAGCCTCGGCCTGCTACGGCACGGGTTCGGTCCTGCAGGCGGTGGGGTCGCGCAAGTCGGCCCGCCGTGAGGCAGCGGCATCGTCCACCACCGGCTTCACCCAGCACGGCGGCCCGAGCCTCTCCTCCACCGCGAAGGCCGCGGTCACCTGGGAGTTCATGGTCGGTACGGTGCTGGACTTCATAGGTTTCGCGCTCGGTGCCCTGGCGGCGCGGCTGCTGCCGCTCTTCCTCTCGCAGACCGTCATCAGCGCCAACCTCGTGATCACCGCCGTACTGAGCATCAAGCTCCTGGGCATCAAGCTGACCCGCCCCGAGTGGGCCTCGATCGCCGTGGTCTGCTCGGCACTGGTGCTGCTCGCCACCGCAGCCGGCCCCGAGGGCAGCGGCCACACCCCGATCAGCACCCACTGGTGGCTGCTGATCGTCTCCATCGTGCTGATGGCCGGCGGAACGGTGATCGTCCGTCTGATGGGCTCCCGCGCCGCGATCCTGGCCGGTCTGCTGTCCGGCCTGGGCTTCGGCGCCCTCGGCGTAGGCGTACGGGTGCTGAACGGCGTGGACCCGTTCGACCTCTCAACCCTCCTGTCCGACCCGGCTCTCTACGCCATCCTCGTCGCCGGCATCGGCGGTATGTACCTGCACACCGTCGCCCTCCAGATCGGCTCGGTCAACGGCGCGACGGCGGCCCTGGTCGTGGGCGAGACGGTGGTCCCCGGCCTCCTCGGCGTGCTGTGGCTCGGCGACGCCTCCCGCCCGGGCTTCGCCTGGGTCGCCGTCCTCGGCTTCCTGGTGGCCGTGGCCGGCGCCGTGGCAGTCGCCTGGTTCGGCGAGCCGGAAGGCGGCCCCGGACCCGACCCGAAGGACACCCCGGGGAACGTCTCGAAGAGCGAGCCGTCCCCGAAGGACGCTGCTGGGGGCACCCGTACTCCGGAAGAGCCCGTCATACGGTGACGGGCGGCCGATTCAGCTTCTCCTGGGACTTCTCCCAGGACTTCCCCATGGACTTCTCCTAGGACCGTCCCGCCCCCGCCCCCCTCAGCGGCCCAGCACCACGATGTCCTCGGCCGCGAAGCTGACGCCCACCGAGGCGCCCGCGGCCGGGGCCTCGGGGAGGGGGCAGGCGGCTTCCAGGGGCAGGCCCTGATGAGGCTGGAGGAGGAGGGCCACATGGGTGCCGCGGAAGGTGCGGGCGGTGACGGTGCAGGGCAGGCCGTCCGTGGGGGAGGTCAGCCGGACGCCGGCCGGGCGTACGAGGAGGCGGCAGGGGCCTTCCGGGGTGCGGGCGGGGACGGGCAGTTTGCCCCAGGGGGTGTCGGCGGCCTCGCCCCGTACCGTCGCGGTCACGACATTGTCGAAGCCCAGGAAGCGGGCGACGAATTCGGTGGCGGGCCGCTGCCAGACCTCCAGTGGGCTGCCGGCCTGTGCGATCCGTCCGTCCTGCATGACCACGACACGGTCGGCGAGCGCGAACGCCTCGCCCTGGTCGTGGGTGACGGCGAGCACGGTCGTCCCCAGTTCGCCGAAGACCCGGCGCAGTTCGACGACCAGGCGCTCACGGAGGCCGCGGTCGAGTTGGCCGAGCGGCTCGTCCAGCATCAGCAGCCGGGGCCGGGGCGCGAGCGCGCGGGCCAGCGCGACCCGCTGCTGTTCGCCGCCGGACAGCGCCGCCACGGCGCGCCGCTGCGCACCCGGCAGGCCGACCAGGTCCAGCAGTTCGGCGACCGTACGTTCCTGGTCGGCGCGCGAGGCGCCGCGCATCCGCAGCCCGAAGGCGACATTGCCGCCGACATCGCGCTGCGGAAAGAGCTGGTGGTCCTGGAACATCAGTCCGACACCCCGCCGGTGGGTGGGCACTCCCGACTGGTCCCGGCCTTCGAGGAAGACCCGTCCCTCGTCAGCCGGTTGCAGGCCCGCCACGACCCGCAGCAGTGTGGACTTGCCGCTGCCGCTCGGCCCCAGGACGCATACGATCTCGTGCGCGGCAACGTCCAGATCCAGCGCGTCCAGCGCAGGACGCGCGCCTGACCTGCCGAAACGGACGGTGACCTGCTCCAGCCGCAGCAGCGCCATCTCCTTGTTCCCCTCCCCGCCCCTTCCGGCAGGGCCTTCGGCGGCCTTTCCGGTTCCGGTCACCGTCATCTAGAACTCCCCCGACTGGTCGGTACGCATCCGCTCCAGCACCAGCAGGGCGCCCGCGCACACCACCATCAAGATGGTCGACAGGGCCATCGCCTGCCCGTAATTGAGTTCCCCGGCGCGCCCCAGCAGCCGTGCCACGGCCACCGGCAGGGTCGGCGCGTCCGGCCGGGCGATGAACACGGTCGCCCCGAACTCCCCGAGTGAGACCGCGAAGGCGAAGCCCGCCGCGATGAGCAGGGCCCGCCGTACCAGCGGCAGATCGACCTCCCGCCACACGCGCCACGGCGAGGCGCCCAGCACCGCCGCCGCCTCCCGCAGGCGGTCGTCCACCGCGCGCAGTACGGGAAGCATGGTCCGTACGACGAACGGCACGCCCACCAGGGCCTGCGCCAGTGGCACCAGCCACCATGAAGAGCGCAGATCCAGCGGTGGCTTGTCGAGAGTGATCAAAAAACCAAAGCCGACGGTCACAGCCGAAACGCCGAGTGGCAGCATCAGCAGCGCATCGAAACCTCGTACGAGCCGTCCGGCCGTACGGGAGCCGTCGTCCGAGGCCGTACGGGGCCAGCGGAGCGTCAGCGCCGCTGCCGCCAGGCCGCCCACGGTCAGCGCGATCACCGTCGCCACGGCCCCATAGGCCAGTGAGTTGCCCACGGCTTCCAGTGGTGCCACGGCGAAGGTGCTGTCGGCGGACGCGGCGGAGCGCAGCGCCTGGTAGAAGTCTAGGCCGTACCCGTCAGGACCGGCGAAGGACCGCTCGATCAGCACCGCCAGGGGCAGCAGGAGCAGCACCGCGATGACCGCGAGTGTGCCCCACAGCAGCGTCCACTGGCCGGTGCCCCTGGGTCGCCGCGCGGTGCCGGCCGCGTCGACGAGTTTCAGGGTCGCTTCCCGTCTGCGTACGGTCCATGCGTGCAGCGCCAGCAGGGCCAGCACCGCCGCGAACTGGAGCAGCGTCAGCACTGCCGCGGTCGGCAGGTCCAGGAAGTCGGCGGTCTGCCGGTAGATCTCCACCTCCAGTGTGGAGAAGGCCGGGCCGCCCAGGATCTGCACCACGCCGAAGGAGGTGAAGGTGAACAGGAACACCATCAGGGCGGCGGCGGCCACGGCAGGTCCGAGGGCGGGCAGGGTCACCCGCCGCCAGGCCGCGAACCGCCCGGCGCCCAGGACCCGCGCCGCCTCCTCCTGCCGTGGGTCCAACTGGCTCCACAGCCCGCCGACGGTCCGTACGACCACCGCGTAGTTGAAGAAGACGTGCGCCAGCAGAATCGCCCATACGGAGGTGTCCAGGCGCAGACCCCATAGGTCGTCCAGGACCCCGCCGCGCCCGACCAGCGCCAGGAAGGCCGAGCCCACGACCACGGTCGGCAGGACGAACGGGATCGTCACCACCGCCCGCAGCAGATGCTTTCCGGGGAAATCGAAGCGCGCGAAGACATACGCGCCGGGGAGTGCGATCAGGAGCGTGAGTCCGGTGGAGGCCGCCGCCTGCCAGATCGTGAACCACAGCACGTGCAGTACGTCCGGGTCGCCGAGCACGGTGGCGATCCGGCCGAGTTGCCACTGCCCGCCGTCCTTCAATCCACGGCCGACGATCGCCAGGACCGGGTAGGCGAAGAAGACGGCGAAGAAGAGGAGCGGCAGGGCCATCAGGGCCAGCCGTACGGCCGTGGTCCGGGAGGGCAGCAGGCGCCGCCGGGCGGTTCGGGCGGGGTGGCTCCCCCCGCCGGTCCCGCGCTGCTGATCGCGCTCCCCGGCGGGGCGGGCGGCCGTTACTTCAGGACGAGGGAGGACCACTGCTTGATCCACTGTTCACGGTGGTCGGTGATGTCCTGCGGAGCCACCGTCCACGGCTTGTCGATCTTCTCGCCGTACTTGGTGAACAACGGCGGCACCTTGGCGTCCGTACGCGCGGGGTTGACGAACATCTTCAGCGGCACGTCCTCCTGGAACTTCTTGCTCAGCAGGAAGTCCAGCAGCGCCTTGCCGCCCTTCTCGTTCTTCGCGCCCTTGAGCAGGCCCGCGAATTCCACCTGCCGGAAGCACGTCCCGGCCGCGACCCCGGTCGGCGCCTGCTCGGGCCGGGGCTTCTTGTCCAGCACCTCGGAGGGCGGGCTGGAGGCGTACGACACCACCAGGGGCTTGTCGCCCTTGCCCTTCCCCGCCGCCGTGCCCGAGAAACGCTCGGTGTACGCCTGCTCCCAGCCGTCGACGACCTCGACACCGTTGGCCTTGAGCTTCTTCCAGTAGTCCTGCCACTTGCCCTCGCCGTAGGCGGCGATGGTGCCGAGCTGGAAGGCCAGTCCGGGCGAGGAGGTGGCGGAGTTCTCGGTGACCAGCAGGTTCTTGTACTCGGGCTTGATCAGGTCCTCGAAGGTCTTCGGCGGCGCGATCTTGTGCCGGGTGAAGTAGGCGCGGTCGTAGTTGACGCAGACGTCACCGTAGTCGACCGGAGTGACCCTCTTGTGCGCCGCGTCCAGTTGCAGCTCCTGGGGAACGTTCTCCAGGCCCTTGGCCTTGTAGGGGCTGAAGATGTCCTCCTTCAGGCCACGCGAGAGCAGGATGTTGTCGATCCCGAAGAACACATCGCCCTGCGGGTTCGCCTTGGAGAGGATCGCCTGGTTGACGGCCTTGCCGGCGTCCCCGCCCTTGAGCTCGCGGACCTTGTACCCGGTCTGCCGGGTGAACTCCTCCAGGACGGATTGGGAGACGTTGAAGGAGTCATGGCTGACGAGGGTGACGGTCTTGGCGTCCGTACCGCCGCCGTCACCGCTGGAACCGCCGCATGCGGTGAGCATGGCCATGCCGAGTGCCGCGGCGAGCGCGGTGGCGGCGATCCTGCTGGTGGTGGTCACTGATTCCTCCTGGCTGGCCAGGAAGAGACGCGGCCCCGCGCCGGGCCCGTACTGCGATGGTCGGCGTACGGGCCCCGCACGGGGCGCAACAGCATGAGTGATGACCGAACTTCCTACCCGGAATGACCCGGGCGAGGTTCAAGGGTCTGCGGCCGTCGTGCTCGGTGACGAGCGGTTGCCGCACTCTCAGCGCTGTGGCGCTCCCCTGTCGGAATGTGCATTCGTTCGATCACACGGTACCAGCGCGGAGCGTCAGCGCTCGGAGGCCGCGAGCTGGCCGCAGGCACCATCGATCTCCTGGCCACGGGTGTCCCGTACCGTCACCGGCACGCCGTGCGACTCGATGGCCTTCACGAACGCCTTCTCGTCCTCGGGCCGCGAAGCCGTCCACTTCGAGCCCGGGGTCGGGTTCAGCGGGATGAGGTTGACATGGACGCGCTTGCCCTTGAGCAGCCGGCCCAGCAGGTCACCGCGCCACGCCTGATCGTTGATGTCCCGGATCAGCGCGTACTCGATGGAGATCCGGCGGCCGGACTTCTCCGCGTACCCCCACGCCGCGTCCAGGACCTCGCGCACCTTCCAGCGCGTGTTGACCGGTACGAGCGTGTCGCGCAGCTCGTCGTCGGGGGCGTGCAGCGACACCGCGAGCCGGCACTTGAAGCCCTCGTCCGCGAACCGCAGCATCGCCGGGACCAGACCGACCGTCGAGACGGTGATGCCGCGCTGGGAGAGACCCAGCCCGTCCGGCTCGGGATCGGTGAGCCGACGGATCGCGCCCACGACCCGCTTGTAGTTCGCCAGCGGCTCGCCCATGCCCATGAAGACGATGTTGGACAGTCGCGCCGGTCCGCCCGGTACCTCCCCGTCCCGCAGCGCCCGCATGCCGTCGACAATCTGATGAACGATCTCGGCGGTCGAGAGGTTACGGTCCAGCCCCGCCTGACCGGTCGCGCAGAACGGGCAGTTCATACCGCATCCGGCCTGCGAGCTGATGCACATCGTCACCCGGTCCGGGTAGCGCATCAGCACGGACTCCACGAGCGTGCCGTCGTGCAGCTTCCACAGCGTCTTACGGGTGGTGTCGTCGTCGCACGAGATGTGCCGCACCACACTCATCAGGTCCGGCAGCAGCTCCGCCGCCAGCTTCTCGCGCGCCGCGGCCGGGATGTCGGTCCACTGCGCCGGGTCGTGCGCGTAGCGGGCGAAGTAGTGCTGCGACAGTTGCTTGGCGCGGAAGGGCTTCTCACCGATCGCGGCCACCGCTTCACGGCGCTCGGCGGGGGCGAGATCGGCAAGGTGCCGCGGGGGCTTCTTGGCCCCGCGCGGCGCGACGAAAGTGAGTTCTCCGGGTGCAGGCATGGTCCTTCCAGTGTCGCAGACGTACGAACAGGGGCCCGCCACTTCTTGCGGCGGGCCCCTTGGCCGTACATAAGCGCTGGTCAGGCGGTCATCCGGTACCGACGAAGATCACGTACAGCAGCCAGACCACCGGAGCGGTCGGCAGGAGCGAGTCCAGCCGGTCCATGATCCCGCCGTGGCCGGGCAGCAACGTGCCCATGTCCTTGATGCCCAGGTCCCGCTTGATCATGGACTCGCCGAGATCGCCGAGAGTCGCGCTGGCCGCGACCGCGAGTCCCAGAAGCAGACCCTGCCACCAGGCACCGCCCTTGATCAGCAGTTCCATGGAGACGGCGCCGGCGGCCATGGCGAACAGCACCGCGCCGAACAGCCCCTCGCGGGTCTTGCCGGGGCTGATGCGCGGGGCGAGCTTGTGCTTGCCGAAGCGCCAGCCGATCGCGTACGCGCCGGTGTCGCTGACCACCGTCAGCAGCAGAAACGTCAGCACCCGCTGCGGGCCGTCGTCCTTCGCGGCGAGCATCAGGGCCACGAACGTCGCCAGGAACGGCACGTAGAAGGCCGCGAAGACACCGGCCGTGACGTCCCGCAGATAGTTCTCCGGGGATTCCGTCATGCGCCATACAAGGGCGGCCAGCGCGGTGAGCGCCATCGCCACCCATGCGCCCTCGGCGCCGCGTACGTAGCCCGCGACGACCATGGCCGTACCGCCGACCGCGAGCGGAACCAGCGGCACGCTGATGCCCTTGCGCTCCGACAGCCGTGAGGTCAGTTCCCACAGTCCGACGACCACCGCGACCGCTATCACGCCCAGGAAGACGGGCTTGTAGACGAAGAGCGAGGCGAGGATGACCGCGCCGAGGCCGACGCCGACCCCTATCGCGGCCCGCAGGTTCCGTCCCGCGCTCTTCTTCTGCGGCCTGTCGGTGCGCTGCGAGCCGTCCGGCCCTGGTGCGGAGGTGGGCATGGGCTCCTGCGGCTGTTCGTCGCGGAAGAGGGGGCCGCTCAGCCGAGCGGCCCCCCGGTCGTCCCGGTGGTTCCGGTCTTCCCGGTGGTCTTCCTGGTGTCCGCCCGCGTCGGGCACGATGGGCATGGGCCGAGTCTGCGCCGCCTCGGCCCACTCGTGCGCGGGACCCGCCGGGACGGGTGGCGCCTCCCCACGGAGTGAGGGGGTCGGTCCCTGGTCGGGCGGCCCCCAACGACCGGCGCGACCGGCCGGGTCGGCATGGCCGGCGCCGGGCGGGGCCCCCCAGGATGACTGGTTCATCAGACCTCGAGGAGCTCGGATTCCTTGTGCTTGAGGAGCTCGTCCACCTGCGCGACGTACTTCGCGGTGGTGTCGTCGAGCTCCTTCTCGGCGCGGCGCACCTCGTCCTCGCCGGACTCCTTGTCCTTGACGAGCTTGTCGAGGGTCTCCTTGGCCTTGCGCCGGACGCTGCGGATCGAGATCTTCGAGTCCTCGGCCTTGCTCCGGGCGACCTTGATGTACTCCCGGCGGCGCTGCTCGGTCAGCTCCGGGAAGTTCACCCGGATGATATTGCCGTCGTTGCTCGGGTTGACGCCGAGGTCGGAGTCGCGGATCGCCTGCTCGATGTTGCGCAGCGCGCTCTTGTCGAACGGCGTCACGACGGCCATCCGCGGTTCGGGCACCGAGAACGATGCCAACTGGTTGATCGGCGTCATGGCACCGTAGTAGTCCGCCACGATCTTGTTGAACATCGCCGGGTGCGCACGCCCGGTGCGGATCGCGGCGAAGTCCTCCTTGGCGACCACGACGGCCTTCTCCATCTTCTCCTCGGCCTCGAGGAGGATCTCTTCGATCACCACTTGCTCCTGGTCTTTTCGGTAAGAAGCAGAGCCTCGCCCCTGCCGCGCGTCTTCTCCTGCACGGTGTCCGACCGGCAGGCCGTTGTCCATCCCCGTGCCGAGGTCATCCCCCGGTCCGGAGTTGCCGCCCGTACGGTCCGATGCCCGTACGGCAATACGGCAGTTGGGGCCGTCAGGCCCGGGTGCCCTGATCGCTGACGAGCGTGCCGATCTTCTCACCCTTCACCGCGCGCGCGATGTTGCCCTCGGCGAGCAGTTCGAAGACGAGGATCGGAAGCTTGTTGTCACGGCACAGGGTGATGGCGGTGGCATCGGCGACCTTCAGGTCGCGCGTGATGACCTCGCCGTATTCGAGGGCGTCGAACTTCACCGCGTCGGGGTTCTTCTTGGGGTCGGAGTCATAGACGCCGTCCACCCCGTTCTTGCCCATCAGCATGGCCTGGGCGTCGATCTCCAGGGCGCGCTGGGCGGCGGTGGTGTCGGTGGAGAAGTACGGCATGCCCATACCGGCACCGAAGATGACGACGCGTCCCTTCTCCAGGTGGCGCACCGCACGCAGCGG
Encoded proteins:
- a CDS encoding ABC transporter ATP-binding protein translates to MALLRLEQVTVRFGRSGARPALDALDLDVAAHEIVCVLGPSGSGKSTLLRVVAGLQPADEGRVFLEGRDQSGVPTHRRGVGLMFQDHQLFPQRDVGGNVAFGLRMRGASRADQERTVAELLDLVGLPGAQRRAVAALSGGEQQRVALARALAPRPRLLMLDEPLGQLDRGLRERLVVELRRVFGELGTTVLAVTHDQGEAFALADRVVVMQDGRIAQAGSPLEVWQRPATEFVARFLGFDNVVTATVRGEAADTPWGKLPVPARTPEGPCRLLVRPAGVRLTSPTDGLPCTVTARTFRGTHVALLLQPHQGLPLEAACPLPEAPAAGASVGVSFAAEDIVVLGR
- a CDS encoding thiamine ABC transporter substrate-binding protein; amino-acid sequence: MTTTSRIAATALAAALGMAMLTACGGSSGDGGGTDAKTVTLVSHDSFNVSQSVLEEFTRQTGYKVRELKGGDAGKAVNQAILSKANPQGDVFFGIDNILLSRGLKEDIFSPYKAKGLENVPQELQLDAAHKRVTPVDYGDVCVNYDRAYFTRHKIAPPKTFEDLIKPEYKNLLVTENSATSSPGLAFQLGTIAAYGEGKWQDYWKKLKANGVEVVDGWEQAYTERFSGTAAGKGKGDKPLVVSYASSPPSEVLDKKPRPEQAPTGVAAGTCFRQVEFAGLLKGAKNEKGGKALLDFLLSKKFQEDVPLKMFVNPARTDAKVPPLFTKYGEKIDKPWTVAPQDITDHREQWIKQWSSLVLK
- a CDS encoding iron ABC transporter permease, which translates into the protein MALPLLFFAVFFAYPVLAIVGRGLKDGGQWQLGRIATVLGDPDVLHVLWFTIWQAAASTGLTLLIALPGAYVFARFDFPGKHLLRAVVTIPFVLPTVVVGSAFLALVGRGGVLDDLWGLRLDTSVWAILLAHVFFNYAVVVRTVGGLWSQLDPRQEEAARVLGAGRFAAWRRVTLPALGPAVAAAALMVFLFTFTSFGVVQILGGPAFSTLEVEIYRQTADFLDLPTAAVLTLLQFAAVLALLALHAWTVRRREATLKLVDAAGTARRPRGTGQWTLLWGTLAVIAVLLLLPLAVLIERSFAGPDGYGLDFYQALRSAASADSTFAVAPLEAVGNSLAYGAVATVIALTVGGLAAAALTLRWPRTASDDGSRTAGRLVRGFDALLMLPLGVSAVTVGFGFLITLDKPPLDLRSSWWLVPLAQALVGVPFVVRTMLPVLRAVDDRLREAAAVLGASPWRVWREVDLPLVRRALLIAAGFAFAVSLGEFGATVFIARPDAPTLPVAVARLLGRAGELNYGQAMALSTILMVVCAGALLVLERMRTDQSGEF
- a CDS encoding RidA family protein; translation: MMSVSSVERSGRTSGEGGEGEGAGKAGASRIEGIEKVATTPDWYAPYKISQAVKAGGVIYVSGQAGIDEQGRTVSDDFLAQGRQAFANVEKVLAAAGASLGDVVRVGIFVTDMEADLDKVIALREEFLSEPYPADTLLEVSSLARPDWRIEIEAMALAR
- a CDS encoding LOG family protein, whose amino-acid sequence is MESLKEFDHVAASGSLAGYRVQSVDLTDRTFALLSTDTSDAVFLGCPMESDAAAKVRAGGALVFPPIPGLPFDPYRGSLYGPDELFGGLEQGGYEATPDARAYRWYQRTKADGDIFASMLRSIHDDAVSDALDEHLYGARVVGVMGGHALERGSAAYAGAARLGRQLAREGLTVATGGGPGAMEAANLGAYSAPFQDAMLDEALGLLAKAPHFTPSVTNWARAAFDVRLQWPGGGDSIGIPTWFYGHEPPNAFAAHIAKYFVNAVREDGLLARSNAGVVFLPGAAGTVQEIFDNATPNYYGSRGGPTPMVLVDREHWTGKLPTWPLLQALAADRPMAARIALVDSVEEVPQALARLTTA
- a CDS encoding DUF2268 domain-containing putative Zn-dependent protease (predicted Zn-dependent protease with a strongly conserved HExxH motif), producing the protein MKIVVHDTASAMIDILQRPLEERPDALREMLSPLHGPMAARMGEVDLVQMHSMGAGFPFDRDDPRCLAAVRQMQDADVWSRIEDSLATARERLLAVPGIKTADTVHVVLILGNPDEDILMGDNSGYTGMGGFPGAIQLVMWPTETSLAKINHAAVHELHHNVRYANVVWDPMTVTVGEQVVAEGMAEAFVRELAGEEAMGPWATKLSGPELDDAYEKVTAAVDVSGMQNMPPYIYGDTIAQRMGAQPVGLPFAAGYAAGLRVADAHLAASGLTAAQSVALPARDILKNAGIATSA
- a CDS encoding MarR family transcriptional regulator: MDAEHWDRFGTLHTRVEQELAKALQRHHRIGLSEYRALARLAEADDGELRMQELADLIGLNQSSVSRLASRLESSGFTRRDLCPKDRRGVYSVITEAGRAVHAQARPTYDEALRSALNAAAEDGHLGPLVESLRT